The Oncorhynchus masou masou isolate Uvic2021 chromosome 31, UVic_Omas_1.1, whole genome shotgun sequence genome includes a region encoding these proteins:
- the mfsd8l1 gene encoding LOW QUALITY PROTEIN: uncharacterized protein mfsd8l1 (The sequence of the model RefSeq protein was modified relative to this genomic sequence to represent the inferred CDS: deleted 1 base in 1 codon), protein MEIKRKRKMTYFTIGLIFLLSGMEYAVILPTIWRYLQTLGAAPYFLGLGLSAFSLSGLLSGPLFGHWSDKTHATKKIILFANLFEIVGNFMYFMGYSKWLLISSRLVAGVGTGAGSSIFGFMGRCTAHEDRSTVFASVMACRQIGLMIGPVLNLFLRLCDFKLGPFVVNKYTAPGLFMCFMWTLLQLVVVFMFWDLPPRESWWGRERREQREPRQPRGQEEGAGEGKPLLGQRPDILGSYGSVVTPDPPRSTANPANSNLPHVSPTPSPPIEGVGDSRSASFSMSREFLREEVVVLFTAHFVILFNQTALETVVTPLTQQYFNFGELENSIIYCICSVEVITGFLFVHWLCRRTTERVVLAVGLILCHISCVWCLIFLANPQGNFPWQLAEFIIGVFLQISGLPFVAVAQVCLFSKITSVKSQGLSQGVRRSVGGLATILGPLWGGGLTGHMYIMLGLMMALLALFAIMFSFSYPRLVAPTVVDHANCMEECDKCGGLRV, encoded by the exons ATGGAGATTAAACGGAAAAGAAAGATGACTTACTTCACAATTGGACTGATCTTTCTTCTAAGTGGTATGGAATATG CTGTGATCTTGCCCACAATATGGAGGTACCTGCAGACTCTGGGGGCAGCGCCTTACTTCCTAGGTCTGGGCCTATCGGCATTCAGTCTGTCTGGTCTCCTCTCGGGCCCTCTGTTTGGCCATTGGTCTGACAAGACTCACGCCACCAAGAAGATAATCCTGTTTGCAAACCTCTTTGAAATTGTTG GTAACTTCATGTATTTCATGGGCTACTCCAAGTGGCTTTTGATCTCTAGCAGACTAGTGGCAG GTGTTGGTACAGGTGCTGGTTCGTCCATCTTCGGCTTCATGGGTCGATGCACAGCCCACGAGGACCGCTCCACAGTTTTCGCATCGGTCATGGCGTGCCGACAGATTGGCCTAATGATTG GTCCCGTATTGAATCTCTTCCTGAGGCTTTGTGACTTCAAGTTGGGGCCATTCGTGGTGAACAAGTACACTGCACCTGGG CTTTTTATGTGCTTCATGTGGACCCTCCTCCAGCTGGTCGTGGTCTTCATGTTCTGGGACCTCCCTCCCCGGGAG AGCTGGTGGGGGCGGGAGCGGCGGGAGCAGCGGGAGCCGAGGCAGCCGAGGGGGCAGGA GGAGGGAGCCGGGGAGGGGAAGCCCTTGCTCGGGCAACGCCCAGACATCCTCGGGTCCTACGGCTCGGTGGTGACCCCTGATCCTCCGAGGTCAACTGCTAACCCGGCCAACTCCAACCTGCCTCACGTCTCTCCTACCCCCTCGCCCCCAATCGAAGGGGTGGGTGACTCTCGCTCTGCGAGTTTCAGTATGAGCCGAG AGTTCCtaagggaggaggtggttgtgcTGTTCACAGCTCACTTCGTCATACTGTTTAACCAGACGGCACTGGAG ACCGTCGTGACGCCGTTGACCCAGCAGTACTTTAACTTCGGGGAGTTGGAGAACAGCATAATTTACTGCATCTGTAGTGTGGAGGTGATCACAGGCTTCCTGTTTGTCCACTGGCTGTGCCGCCGTACCACCGAGAGGGTGGTGCTGGCCGTGGGCCTTATCCTCTGCCACATCTCCTGCGTATGGTGCCTAATCTTCCTGGCCAACCCACAGG gtaaTTTCCCCTGGCAGTTAGCAGAGTTCATCATTGGGGTGTTTCTGCAGATTTCGGGGCTCCCCTTTGTTGCTGTGGCCCAGGTGTGTCTCTTCTCCAAAATCACTTCGGTAAAGTCTCAAG ggttgAGCCAGGGGGTGCGTCGCTCTGTGGGTGGTCTGGCCACTATCTTGGGCCCCCTATGGGGGGGTGGTTTGACGGGACACATGTACATCATGCTGGGGTTGATGATGGCTCTACTGGCCCTGTTCGCT
- the polr2h gene encoding DNA-directed RNA polymerases I, II, and III subunit RPABC3 codes for MAGILFEDIFDVKDIDPDGMKFDRVSRLHCESESFKMDLILDVNIQIYPVDLGDKFRLVIASTLYEDGTPDDGEYNPQDDRPSRADQFDYVMYGKVYKIEGDETSTEAATRLSAYVSYGGLLMRLQGDANNLHGFEVDSRVYLLMKKLAF; via the exons ATGGCTGGGATATTGTTTGAGGACATCTTTGATGTGAAAGACATCGATCCAGATGGGATGAAATTTGACAGAG TTTCTCGTCTGCACTGTGAAAGTGAGTCCTTCAAGATGGACCTCATCTTGGATGTAAACATTCAGATCTATCCTGTTGACCTTG GTGACAAGTTCAGATTGGTAATAGCCAGCACGCTATATGAAGATGGAACTCCTGACGATGGGGAATATAATCCACAGGATGATCGGCCATCCAG GGCGGATCAGTTTGACTACGTGATGTATGGCAAGGTGTACAAGATTGAGGGTGACGAGACCTCTACGGAAGCAGCTACACGTCT CTCCGCCTATGTGTCTTACGGAGGCCTATTGATGAGGCTACAAGGTGATGCCAACAATCTGCACGGCTTTGAAGTGGACTCCCGAGTCTATCTGCTTATGAAGAAACTGGCCTTCTAG